A part of Rhinoderma darwinii isolate aRhiDar2 chromosome 1, aRhiDar2.hap1, whole genome shotgun sequence genomic DNA contains:
- the C2CD4C gene encoding C2 calcium-dependent domain-containing protein 4C: MWLLERIRGTVEHSSGRQAGESGDKQSKGGSYSNVLTPDKIPDFFIPPKLSSVPAEAGAEGSAAGEGVQSKPNIGTSASEQNLSGRRPQRSPRLPTKAASESRNLVKAANRHIIQIESADEWASEEDLGTNADPQSQSAMSLSYVPKAQTSYGFVTLMESPHTRRKESLFHTDQGSLSPCPSQSSSPSSQRRSGTEGGSQLNTSDFGMSLMNPYRYFSGGESDTCSSAESSPFSSPLLSRSVSLLKIFTPDTQSKLIKLKHSVARNSSLSTDECSSADTSPSMPRRRVRGAKGAGIGSGQQGVLPLDLLQKEHNVCLSKGGSMRLSAEYDPSNARLRVRLIAAEHLFDKLCDLKGVNCCVVLYLNPGKVHRQRSTIIKNSRNPVFNEDFFFDGLVAGSAKKMSLKLKVLNKGSSLKRDTLLGEKEIPLTSLLPFL, translated from the coding sequence ATGTGGCTACTGGAAAGGATCCGAGGCACAGTGGAACACAGCAGTGGTCGACAGGCAGGAGAATCCGGTGACAAACAGTCCAAAGGTGGATCATACAGCAATGTGCTGACTCCAGACAAGATTCCTGATTTTTTCATCCCACCAAAGCTTAGTAGTGTACCAGCAGAAGCAGGAGCTGAAGGTTCTGCAGCAGGTGAAGGAGTACAGTCCAAACCTAATATAGGCACTTCTGCTTCTGAGCAAAACTTGTCAGGTAGACGTCCACAACGCAGCCCTCGTCTACCAACCAAAGCAGCTTCAGAGAGCAGAAACCTTGTGAAAGCTGCAAACCGGCACATCATTCAGATTGAAAGTGCTGATGAGTGGGCATCAGAGGAAGACTTGGGTACAAATGCAGACCCACAATCTCAATCTGCCATGTCTCTTTCATATGTTCCAAAGGCCCAGACATCATATGGTTTTGTGACTCTGATGGAAAGTCCACATACCCGACGTAAGGAGTCTCTCTTTCACACTGACCAGGGTTCTCTTTCCCCATGTCCATCCCAATCTAGTTCACCTAGTTCTCAGAGACGAAGTGGAACAGAAGGAGGATCCCAGCTAAACACTTCAGATTTTGGAATGTCTTTGATGAATCCATACCGATATTTTAGTGGTGGTGAAAGTGATACCTGCTCTTCAGCTGAGTCTTCACCATTCAGCTCACCATTACTTTCCCGTTCAGTCTCTCTGCTGAAAATATTCACACCAGACACACAATCTAAACTCATCAAACTCAAGCACTCAGTAGCTCGAAACAGTTCACTATCTACAGATGAGTGTAGTTCTGCTGACACTAGTCCCAGCATGCCTAGAAGAAGAGTAAGAGGTGCCAAGGGAGCTGGTATAGGTTCTGGGCAACAAGGAGTGCTACCTTTGGACCTTCTACAGAAGGAACACAATGTGTGTCTCAGTAAAGGAGGTAGTATGAGACTATCAGCAGAATATGACCCATCTAATGCCCGTCTCAGAGTACGGTTAATAGCAGCAGAGCATCTCTTTGACAAGCTTTGTGACCTGAAGGGAGTAAACTGCTGTGTGGTTCTCTACTTGAATCCTGGTAAAGTTCACCGTCAGAGAAGCACTATTATTAAGAATAGCCGAAACCCAGTCTTTAATGAAGATTTCTTCTTTGATGGATTGGTGGCTGGAAGTGCTAAAAAGATGTCACTTAAACTAAAGGTGCTGAACAAGGGAAGCAGCCTTAAAAGAGACACTCTCCTTGGAGAAAAGGAGATCCCACTGACCTCACTTTTGCCCTTTCTTTGA